One stretch of Procambarus clarkii isolate CNS0578487 chromosome 35, FALCON_Pclarkii_2.0, whole genome shotgun sequence DNA includes these proteins:
- the LOC138371151 gene encoding tigger transposable element-derived protein 7-like: MYAIVGKSANPKALKNCMNRLPAIYYNTKNAWFTQIIFEDWFQYHFYKLVKKQQINECRIHPAEVKVMLLTDNAPAHPIAKLTSPDGKITCMALPPNTTSVIQLMD, encoded by the coding sequence ATGTAcgcaattgttgggaaatctgccaacccaaaagcattgaaaaactgcatgaaCAGACTACCTGCCATCTACTACAAcacaaaaaatgcctggttcacaCAGATTATTTTTGAGGATTGGTTCCAGTATCACTTTTATAAATTAGTAAAAAAGCAGCAGATCAATGAGTGTAGAATTCATCCTGCTGAGGTAAAGGTAATGCTGTTGACTGACaatgccccagctcaccccattgctaaattaacatcgcctgatggcaaaataacatgtatggctttaccaccaaacactacatctGTAATACAACTCATGGATTAA